Sequence from the Curtobacterium sp. MCLR17_007 genome:
GGCGACGCCGATCGGCAGGCCGAGCGTCAGGGCCACCGCGAGCAAGCTGAACGCGATGAGGTAGCCCGCGACGACGGGGACGAAGAACACCTTCTTGCCGTCGGTGGCGAGTTTGAGGCTGATCGTCGCGCCGACCTCGGTGACGATCGCGACCGCGAGCAGGACCCAGGCCATCAGCGGACCTGCCGCTTCCGTGCGGCCAGAGCGCGTTGCGACCCGATCTCGACCAGCAGCACCCCGGCAGCGATCAACGCGATCCCGATGACCATCGTGACCGTCAGCGCCTGCCCGAACAGCACGGCGGCGAGCACCGCGGTCAGGGCGACACCGGACGCGCCCCAGATGCCGTAGGCGACCCCGACCGCCATGCCCGCCCGGAGCACCAGGATCAGCATCGCGAACGCGGCGACGTACCCGACGGCGACGAGCACGTACCAGCCGGGCTGGTCGACGGCAGCCTGCATCGAGAGCGCTGCCGTGACCTCGGCGACGATCGCCGTGCCGAGGAACACCCACTTCATGCGCCGCTCCCGTCGGCCAGGGACGCGATCGCCCGTGCTGCGGCCAGGACAGTGGCCTCCGCCGCAGCGTCGTCGCGGTCAGCGAGCCACGTCGATCCGATGCCGTCGGCCGTGGCGATGAGCAGTCGGACGACCTGGTCGACGGGGATGGTCCACCGGATGTCGTCCTCGGCGGTCCACGCCTCGACCTGCGCACGGACGGCAGCGAGGTACGCATCCTGCTCCCAGGCCGCGAGGTCCTGCAGGTCCGGGTCACGACGCGAGTACGTGACGAGCTCGACCAGGGCGAGTGCAGTCGCTGGGTCGCTGCGCGTCTGCGCGAGGTGGGCCGACAGGCCGGAGGCGATCCGGGCCTCCAGGCCGAGCGGGGTGACCGGGGGGGCGAACGCGACCGCCATCGCGGTGCGCAGCTGTCGTTCGAGCACGGCGTGGAAGAGCGGCGCCTTGCCCGCGAAGCAGTAGTGGAAGGCGCCGTGCGGCAGCCCGGCACGGGCGGTGACCGCGCGGGTGGTCACCGCAGCGATCCCGCCGTCGCGCAGGACGGCGATCGCGGCGTCGACGAGCTGGTCGCGCCGTTCCTCGACGCTGCGGTGCTCTTGCTGGAGGGTCATGCGAGGACCCTAGCGCCACACTTGGCCAGTTGGCCAAGTATGGGCTGACGATCACCTCTGTGTCGTCGCGTCGACGACGCACCATGCCCCTCGAGGTCAGCTGGCGAGTTCGTCGATCCAACTGGATCGCATCCGCAGGGCGCGCTCGGTGCTCCCCATGACCGCGCCGAGCCCGACGAGCACGTTCAGGTGCAGTGGCAACCGCACCGGCGAGGTGAAGGTCCCGACCGCGTCGGCGACGGGTGGGATCTGCGAGATCGTCTCGACGAGCTGGGGTACCGCGACACCGAGGCCGCCGGCCACGAGCGCGATCGAGACGAGCCCGATGCTGCGACTCACGGTCGGGTGGTCCCGGTGCAGACGGGCACGACGGCCCTCCGCCGACGCGGGGTCGGGTGCGAGCTGTCGCTCGGTACCGTCCTGGCTGACGTGGTGGCAGCGCTTCAGCCCGAAGCCGTTGATCGCGACTTCGATGCGACCATCCGGCACGGTGAACACGGCTGGCATCGTGGAGTACGACCGCAGCGCGCCGTCGACGAAGAGCCTGGCTCGCACCGCACCATCGCGTGCGTCACCCCCGTGCCGGACGTCGATCGTGTAGGTCGAGGCCGTTCCGTCCGGGCCGGCGATCGTGGTCGAGCGGAGTGACCGGCTGAACATCTGCCACCAGCGGAACCGTCGGAGCGGCTCTCCGGAGCCGGATCGCACGCGCCGACCCCGCAACCCTACGAATCGCATCTCCCACTCCTGACCATGGTTGCTAGTACACCGTGATAGTCCATGCGAAGTGAAGCTAGCACATTGTGATAGAACTTCGAGAGGCTCGTCCGGCTGTCGGGGCACGCTCGTGCCGCACCGGACGACAGCGAGACGGAGGACACGGATGATGAGGACACCAGTGACGGCGGAGCACGTCCATGGAGCCCTCGACGTCGAACGAACGCGATCGGGCGTGCGGCCACACCGACTCCCGACCGGCATCCGGTCGCGTGACGCGGACGCGCAACTGCTGAGCGCCGAGGCACAACCGTCCGGCGTCCGCGTCGTGGTCCGCACGACGGCGCGTCAGGTGGCGCTCGAACTCCGAGCCAGCCGGGTCGTGTACCGCGGCGTACAGCGACCACGCGGAGTCGTGGACGTCGTCGTCGACGGGGGAGCCGTCCGCAGCACTGCCCTCGAGCACGGCGACAGCATCGAGGTCGACCTGTCCACCGGTGCGAGCACCCCGCGCTCTGGGGACGCCGACGTCGTGACCGTGACCGACCTGCAGCCGGGGGAGAAGCAGATCGAGTTCTGGCTGCCGCACAACGAGCAGGTCGAGCTGATCGCGCTGCACACGGACGAGCCCGTCGGGCCGGGTCTGGCAGGCGGACGTGTCTGGGTGCACCACGGCAGCTCGATCAGCCACGGCTCGAACGCGACCCGTCCGACGGGGATCTGGCCGGTCGTCGCAGCTCGCCGGGCCGGTGTGGACCTCATCAACCTCGGCTTCGGCGGCAGTGCCCTCGTTGACCCCTTCATGGCCCGCCTGATCCGCGACACCCCGGCGGACGTCATCAGCCTCAAGCTCGGCATCAACGTGGTCAACCTCGATGCGATGCGCCTGCGGAGCTTCGTCCCGGCGGTCCACGGGTTCCTCGACACGATCCGCGAGGGGCACCCGACGACGCCGCTGCTCCTGGTCTCGCCGATCCACTGCGGCATCCACGAGGACACGCCGGGCCCCGGAGCGTTCGACCCGGAAGCGCTCGCCAGCGGAGTCGTGCGGTTCGTCGCCACCGGTGAGCCGTCGGACGCCGATCAGGGCCGGCTCACGCTGCGGGTCATCCGGGAACAGCTCGCGCAGATCGCCGCAGCTCGCTCGGACGCGGCCCTGCAGGTCCTGGACGGCCGCACGCTCTACGGCCCTGGCGACGCCGAGACGGATCCCCTCCCGGACGCGCTGCACCCGAGTGCGTCGGCGCATCGGATGATGGGGGAGCGCTTCGCCGACATCGCGTTCGGTCCCGGCGGTCCGCTCGCGGAAGTGCCCGCATGACCGCCGCCGGGGGGCGGCGCGGCGCCATGCGGGCTGCCCGCCGCGGGGGGCGGCGTGACGCCATGCGGGCTGCGCGCCGCCGGGGGGCGGCGTGACGCCATGCGGGCTGCGCGCCGCCGGGGGGCGGCGTGACGCCATGCGGGCCGCTCCCCGATGCGTCGTCAGCTGGCGAACTGGAAGGCGATCACCGAGATCACTGACGACGACGCGTTGTTCACCGCGTGGACGACGACACCTGGCCAGACCGATCCGGTCCGCCGGATGAGGAGCGCGGCAGAGACGCCGACGATGAACGCAACGGGCGTGGCGAGGTTGACGCCGTGGGTCAGTCCGAACACCGCTGCGCTCACCAGGGTCGCGACCCAGGCGCCGTAGCGGGTCAGCAGGTTGTGGACGACACCCCGGAAGAAGAACTCCTCGCCGATCGGCGTGAGGACGGCTCCGAGCAGGATCGCGGCCAGGAAACCGAGCACGCCGCTGGTGGCGGCGGAGCGGTAGTCGGTCTGCACATCCTGGGCAGGAGTGGCTGCCGCGACGATGCTGCTGATGGCGACGTTCAACGCGACGACGCCGAGTCCGATGACGAACGCGACGAGGAGCCACTTCGGCGCGACTCGGCGCAGCCCGAACAGTCGTCGGTCGCGACGGCGGAGTGCGATCGCGATGACGGTACCGCCGAGGGGTGCCAGTCCGGACACCGCGTAGAGTGCCAGGCCGCGGGACAGCGCGTCGCCGTCGGGGACCAGGCGGTACAGCGTGATCCCGATCGCGTACAGTGCGACGGTCGCCGCGGCGGCGATCCCGAAGTCCGCCCAGGTCACCCGCGACGGGCGCGCGACGTTCGAGCCGGTGTGCGGTGACGTGTGTGTGGTCGGCATGGTTCCTCACTGGTTCTGTTCGGGGCGCGATGGCCGTGGAGTGGATCGGGTTGGTGTCGGTGCGCTCAGAGGAGCCACTGGCTGAGCGGGTGGATGAAGTAGCGCAGGGAGTACGCCTCCCACACGGCCCCGACGACCAGGAGGGCCACCGCCGGCACCGCGAGGACGCCCGTCGTCCGCAGCCCGGCGACGTACCCGTCCCGTCGTCGTTCGACCCCGGCGGATCGCGGTCGGAGCCAGTACCTGCCGATGAGGAAGGCACCGAGCGCGAAGACGATGTAGGCCTGCAGTTCGATCACGATGGTCAGCGAATGCGGGATCATCGCCACCCACCCCTCACCAGTGGCGGGCACGAGGGTCACCCCGGTCTGGACGAGCCAGTACCCGAAGAACGCCAGTCCGGCGAAGGGGACGATCAGCGACGGCACGACGATGGTGAGCAGGCTGAGGCGGAAGAGGTTCACGGCGAAGATCAGCAGGGCGAACAGCGGCGGCCGGCTCACCACTGACCCGACGAGGTCCGCGGTTCCGTCGTCCTGCAGCGCCGTGGCGCGGTCCTGACTGAGCTGCGGGAACAGCAGCCCCGCGGCGAACCCCAGCACGACGAGTCCGTACGTCGCGACGTTGAGGACGAGGTAGGTCCGGGCGTTCCCCCGGATGACCTCCAGGGGCCGGCGCCAGACCGCCGCACGACCCGGTGGCTCGGAGCGCGGATCCAGACGGTTCGCTGTCGCGCTGTCGTGGTCCGGTGGCTGGCTCATGTGTGATGCTCCTCGTTCTGGCGGTCATGGGTGGGGAGCGTCCTGGGCGTCCCGGGTGGCGAGCGCTGCGTGATCCCGCGATCACGCGGATGTGTCTGGACACTCGGGTGCTAGTACAGTGTGATAGCCCCGAACGAGAAACTAACACAGTGTGCTAGTCAGATAGAAGTGAAGTGACGACTGATGGCCCATCCGAACAGCCCGGACACACGATCGAAGATCCTGATCGCCGCGGCGACGATGCTCGGAGAGGACCCGACAGCACGTCTCACGGTCCGCGCCGTCGCGGCGCACGCCGGTGTGAGCACGGGGTCACTCCGCCACTTCTTCCCGACCCAGCAGCTGTTGCTCGACACGGTCGTCGAGGGGCTCCAGACCGTCGAGATCGCGGACGACCCGATGGCCGACACGTCCAAGAGCCCGGCCGATCGCCTCGAAGCCTGCCTCCGGGTGCTCCTCACGAGCGTCGGCACCGGCGCCGCCGCACGAGAGAACTGGATCGCGATGCACGACGCGTACATCGCGTCTCCCACCCCCGACGAGTCCGGGAACACGTTCCTCGCGATGGAGCGCCTGGGCATCGGCCGCGTCGAGCGCTGGCTGGACGTGTTGCGGCAGGAGGGCGTCGGGATCGCCGTCGACCTCGAACAGGCAGCGCGGTTCCTGCTCACCGTCGTCAACGGCCTCGCCCTGGACCGCGCGTTGCCCGGAGCGAGCGCACGCATCCCGTTCGAGGAGCGGTCACTCCGACTCGCCGTCGACGCGGTCCTGGTTGCAGGGGCCAGCTGAGGTCGCGCGCGCGATCGCGGATGCCGGGGAGGGGAAACGGTCGCAGTGACGGATCACGAACCGCTGGTACCGCCAGCCACCACGAAGATGCAGAACGGGTGGCCGGCCGGATCGGCGAGGACCCACAGCGCCTCCTCCGGGTCAGCGCTCCGGTCCTCGAGGACCGTGGCGCCCAGCGCGACAGCCCGCGCCCGCTGCTGCTCGAGCTCAGCCAGGTCCGCGACGCTGAAGTCGAGATGCAGCTGCTGGCGGACCGGCCCGTCCGGCCAGGTCACCCGAGGCAGCTCGTCCACCCGTTGCACCGTGACGTCCACCCCCTCGGAGGTGCTGATCGCGACCCAGTCCGCCCGGTCGTCCGAACCGTCGACGGGAGGCTCGTCACCAGCCCGGTACTCGCCACCCAGCAGGGCGATCCAGAACGCGGCGAGCGCTCGCGCGTCCTCGGCGTCGAGCACGATCTGTCGCAGATGCAGCGTCATCACCGCAGGCTAGGCCGGAAGTGCTCGGAGCGTCGCAGGACGGGATCAGACTCCGGATGGCGACTCCACGGTCAGTCGACCGCGGTCGACGTCGAGGACCGCGCGTGTGCCGAGGGGCACGGTGACGAGGTCCTCGACGTGACCAAGAGGAAGCCCACCCAGTACCGGCACGCCGAGCGCGTCGAAGTGGTCGCGCAGGGTGTCGACGACGGTCCAGCCGCGGTCCTGGTACCCGGCGAACTGGTCGATGCTGCCGAGAGCGACCCCGACGACACCGTCGAGCGCTCCGGAGTACCGGAGCTGCGTCAGAGCGCGGTCGACCATCCCCAGTCCAGCAGCGCGGTTGATCTCGAGCAGCAGGACCGCCCCGGCCAGGTCGAAGTCCACCACCCCGACCGACCGCGCGAGCATCTCGAGGTTGCCACCGGACAGCGGCCCCTCCACGCGGCCCGTCGTCGTGAGCTCGGCCGAGAGTGCGGCGGCATCCGCGTCGACGACCGTGTCCGCGTCCTCCATCAGGAGTCGCCGGACGTGGTCACCGTGGGTGCCGGCGATCGCACCGTGCAGCGACGGGACGCCGGCAGCGTTCCAGACCTGGTGCAGGGCGGTGACGTCGCTGTACCCGACGAGCATCTTCGGGTCGGCGCGGAGCGCCCGGACGTCGACGTCCGGGACGATGCGGAAGCTGCCGCACCCGCCGGTGGAGGCGATCACGGCACGGACCGTCGGGTCGCGGATCGCGTCGTTGAGGTCCGCCGCACGGTCGACGTCGCTGCCCGCGAGGTAGCCGCGGTGGTCGAGGGCGTGCGGCGCGATGACCGCGCGCAGGCCCCACGCCTCGACCTGTCGAGCGATCCAGGTCGGCACCGACCCCTCTGGCCACGACGCCGGTGAGACGATCGCCACCGTGTCGCCGGCGGTCAAGGTGCGCAGTCGCAGCGTTGTCGCTTCCATGCTCCGGGACCCTAGCCAGCACCCCCGTCACCGCGGAGACGGAGTCGCGTCAGCCGATCAGCGCAGGGACGGCGTGATCGTCAGCTGTGCCACCTCGACCACCGCGTCGGAGGGCATGTCGGGGTAGTAGTTCTCGCGGAGCTGCTGTGCGAAGCGCTGCATGTCGGTTCCTGGCGGCTGATGCGCCTGCTCGGCCGTGAGGGTGTCGAGTCGGTGCTGCCGCACGACGGTCACGACACCGGCGACGTCCTCCGCCGTCGGGTGCTCGTCGAAGACGAAGATCGCCGGCCCCACCGGTGCGCTGGGCTCGGCGGCGTCGGCCCCTTGCCGATCCAAGCGAAGGAGGCTCCACTCGCGCCCGACGCGGGCATGTCCCGTTCGTTCACGGAGACCTGGGCGCCCGCCTTCGCCAGGTGGTACGCGATCGATGCCCCGACGACGACGCGCTTCATGGGGACATCCTCGTCCGCTTCCACCATCAGGCGCGCCTCACCTCCGGCGATGCAGCAGGTTCTGCACGACGCCAGCCCAGAGGACAAGGCCCGAGAAAGCCAGGCCGAGCCCGAGGAGCCACATCGGGAACCCGTGCCGAGAAACCTGGTCCCGCAGCGGCGTCAGGAAGCACACGAGCGCAAGGACCACGAACACGGACGCCACGACGGCGACTGGCACTTCCTTGCCCTCCTTGACGATCACCACGCCCCTCCCTCGTGCGCCGCAGACCCCTGCGTCAGCGACCAACGATCACCACCCCTGCTTGGTGCGAATTGTACCTGCCGGGGTCATCTCGTCACAGAGCCTGCGCAGGGCGGTGCGTGCGAGGTCGTGTGCCGACCACGACGCGCTCATCCTCCCGACAGTCCCCACGGTCATTGACGCCTCGGAACGCTCTCGCTCGCCAAGCGGGGGAAGAGCTGTTCGGCGGCTGCTCGATGCACCTCACCCAGTCGCTCTGCGCCGGGGCCGTCGTAGGCACCGAGATCGTGGTCGAAGCGGGCGGTCCAGTCGGGGTGCGCGTAGGGGAAGTCGCTGCCGTAGAGAACGTGGCCGGGCTCCGCGAACGCCAGCAGTGACGGCAGCGACGTGGGAGATGCGGACAGGGCGGTGTCGAAGTAGAACTTGCGCAGGCCCGCTTGGATGCGCTCCGGCGTGGTGTCCGGGTTGAACATCGCGGCAGCGCTGAACCGGCTTGCGGCGTAGGGCAGGAAACCACCGGCGTGGGACAAGATCACGCGAAGTTCCGGGTAGCGGTCGAACACGCCGTGCGCGACGAGGTCCACGGCGGTGCGGGTGGTGTCGAACGGGAAGTCCAGCAGTGCGGTGGGCATCCCCGGCAACTGCGTGATCGGTGGTGCGGTGGGGTGCACGAAGACCACGGCTGAGCGGGCGGCGAGTTCCGCCCACAGCGGCTCGTACGCGGGGTCGCCCAGGTACCGTCCATGCGCGTTCGACAGCAGGAGCACACCGTCGGCGTGGAGCTCATCGAGTGCTCGCACGGCTTCGGCGACCGCGCCGTCGAAGTCCGGCAGCGGCAGCACCGCGAAGTGCCCGAACCGGTCGGGCCGCTCTCGGACCAGCTCGGCCTGGTAGTCGTTCAGTTCGCGGGCGAGTTGGCACGCCGCGGCGTCGTCACCGAAGTGCACGCCCGGTGCGCTGATCGAGAGCATCCCGGTCTCGATCCCCACTTCGTCCATCATCGCGATCGCCGCTTCGGGGCTCCACTCCGGCATCAACCAGCCGCCGATGGCCCGGGGCCCTCGTCGCGGTGCGGTCCCGCCGCTCTCACCCCACGGGTCCCACTGCGCGGACCCTCCGGTCGCAGCCTGCGCATCCCCCGGAGCGCCGGCCCCCATCGCTTTCGATCCTGCCGCTGCCATTGCCTCGAAGTAGCGGGGCGGGAGCAGGTGCTGGTGGACATCGATCTTGCCTGGCATGGTGCGGTCCTCCGATCGTCCTCAGCAATGAGGGCTGGTTGTGTGCAGAAGTGGTCGTCGTGATGGTTCCCGCCGGTCGGACCGGGAGTGGTTCGACCGTTTGCGGGCGTCGAGCAGGCCTGTGGTGTTCAGGGTGTCGGGGTCAACGGGAGCAAGGCCGCGTTCGGCGTTCCTGCGGCGGACTCGAGGTGGGAGCCCGATGGGCCGGCTGCCGAGCGGGGACCTTGCTCGTGACGGAGTCCGCCCTTCGGTCGAGCAGCGCCTTCGCGTCGGTTCCGGATGAGCATCGCCGTCAGGGTGAGCAGGATCCCCGCCACTGCCCAGATGCTCAGCCGGATGATCGGGGCGGCGACCGCAGCGCCGTCGAAGTACTGGACGGACCGCAGCAGGTCGAGCGCGTCGCCCTGCGGGAAGACGTAGTAGAGCGTCTGGAAGAAGTCGTTGAGGACGTGGATCCCGAGCGGGCCACCGGATGACGTGTTCCCGAGGATCACCAGGGCGAGCGTCACCACCAGAGCCGCGATGGTTCCGCCCAGTGCGGCGACGCCCGTGACCGCTCCCCCGATGGCGACTCCGGTCAGCCAGAGAATCCCGAACACGCCCCAGGGACCGACGGTCACCGCCCCGAGTGCGGAGTCGATCCACAGGGTGATCAGTCCGGCGAGGAGACCGGCGTAGAGCACGAGGACGATGCTGCGCTCGACGAACTTCGCGGCCGTGTCGACCGTGCCGAGGATGCGTCCGAACACCGTCGCACCGAGGGCAGCCCCAAGGCCGGCGAAGAGGATCGCGTAGAACTCGATCGACCCGACCGGGTCCTGCTTCGGCAGGGGTGCGAGGTCGGTGGCCGTGTTGGTGGTCTGCAGCTTCGCCGCGATCGAGTCGCCGATGCCGGAGACCGCCTGGCCCAGCCCGCGGCCACCGCCGCTGGCGATGTAGGTGGTGACGCCGGCGCCCTTGCCCGGCGCCGGCAGGATGACGGCGCCGTCGACGTCGCGGTCGAGCACCGCGGATCGTGCCTGCCGCTCAGAGGCCACGACGGTGAGATCCAGCGACCCCTGCTGCTCGAGCGCGACGATCGCGTCAGCGTCGCCGGTGACCGCGAGATGGACGTTGTTCGGCGTCGGGTTTCCGAACGCGCTCGAGTAGCTCGTCAACATCGCCATCGCCAGGAGCAGGATCGCGATCGCACCGAGGACCAGGTTCCGGTAGCGATGCGCTGATCCCGGCCCTTCGGAGTCCAGCGCGCCTCCCGCGACCGCCGCTTCGAACTCGGGGTGCTGCGGGCCGTCTCCGCGGCCAGTGGCAGGCTCGGTCACGTGCGTCATGATGTCCTTTACAGTTGTCCAGTAGATGACGAACGTACATCACCATCCGGGCTCTGACAAGATGGAGTCATGAGGGACGGAACAGGCACGGTGCCGCTCGCGAGCCAACGGGTGGACCCGCGCGTCACCCGCACCCGCGCTGCCCTGATCCGGGCGTTGGCCGCCCTGGTGTCCGAGACACCAAAGGGCGAGACGATCTCGATGAGCGCCGTGGCACAGCGCGCTGGGTTGAGCAGACAAGCGCTCCACAACCACTACAGCAACGTCGGCGACCTGGCGACGGACCTCTGGATCAGTCGGCTTCTCGAGGACTGGCTCCCCCTCGACGAGGCCGCTGCGAACCTCCCACAGGCCCTCACCGACGCCGTTCGGGAGCGCGGGATCGAACCGCTGCTCGCCGCGGGACGTGCGGATCGCGGCTTCTTCGACAAGCTCCGCGCCGTTCCACGTGGCGAGCGCGTCGCCGAGGTGCTCGCAGCCGCGATGACGACCTGGCTGTCGGAGTCGGATCACGATCCCGATCACCATCGACCGGAGATCGCTCTGACCGGGGACGCCCGGACCTTCACGATCGGCGGCATGATCGCGCTCGTGTCGACGTGGCAGATGGCCGACGCGCCCCCGAGCACGGCCGAGCAGGTGGCGACACTCCGGACCTTCGCCGCGGCGGCGGCAGCGGCTGGCGCCGACTGAACCGCGCGGACCCGGGTCCCGGCAGCCCGGCGGATCCCGCCCAGGCCAGCAGCCCGGGCGGGAGGCGCGTCAGCCGTCGTACGCGACGTAGTGCAGCTCGGCATCCCGCCGCTCGTCGTGGAGCTTCACGTAGGACTGCGCGATGACCGCCGGTTCAGCGTCCGGTCGCCCACCGCCGATCAGCGCGGTGATGGCGACGAACCCGACGTAGACACCCTTGTCAGCGAGAGCGGCATTGAGGTTGAGCGTCCAGTTCCGGAGCCCCGCCGCTGCGATGTTGACGTTCCCGCGGACCGGCGTCTGGGCGAGCGCACCGCCACCGGTGGTCACGAGGACCGTGCCGGCGCCCGCCGCGATCATGGCCGGCAGGACCTCTCCGACGGCCGCGATCGCGCCGCCGAGGTAGAAGTCGAGCTGTGGCTGCAGGTTCTCCATCGTCACGTCCACCGCGTCGACCGACTCCAGGGTCCGGTCAGCCGGGGAGAACTCGAGGACGTCGATCGGCCCGAGCGCTTCCCGGATCGATCGGAGGGCACTCCGGATAGTGTCGGGCTCGCTGACGTCGGCGGTGAAACCACGAGCCTGGATGCCCTCCGCGACGAGCTCACCCGCCAGGGAGTCCACGTTCGCCTGGCTGCGGGCCACGAGCGCGACGTCGAAGCCCTTCTGCCCGAAGGCCCGCGCGATCTCGAGACCCAGACCAGGGCCTGCGCCGATGATGGTGATGAGGGGCATGATGCGTCCTTCCGTGGCCCATTGCCGGGCCGTGCGAGCTGGTGCGGTAAGTTGAGGTCGTCCTCAAACCTCTGCAGCCTATGTTGAGGCTGACCTCAATTTCCTCCGGAGTCGCTGTGAGCACCGCACCCCGCCTGCGCCGAGACGCGCAGGCGAACGTCGAGAAGCTCCGCGCTGCCGCGATCGCGGTGTTCTCAAGTCGAGGGCTCTCTGCGCCACTGGAGGACATCGCGCGCGAGGCCGGGGTGAGCATCGGGACGCTCTACAACCGCATCGGATCGCGCGAAGACCTCATCGACGCCGTCGTGCCCGACATCGCGGGCGCGAAGCTCCGCACCCTGCGGGAACGGACACTGGCCCAGGACACCCCGCGTGCCCAGCTCGAGACCTTCATCGCCGAGATGATCGACCTGCAGCGAAGCGACCCGGCCATGAACGACGCGATGCTCCGGCGCTACCCCGACGCCGTGCTCCTCATCAACGCATGCGAACGATCCATGGCGCTTGGAGCGGAACTCGTCGCCAACGCACACAACGCCGGCGTGCTCGCCGAGGACTTCACCACCGAGGACCTGATGAC
This genomic interval carries:
- a CDS encoding SMR family transporter, which produces MAWVLLAVAIVTEVGATISLKLATDGKKVFFVPVVAGYLIAFSLLAVALTLGLPIGVAYGIWAATGVALTAILGRVLFREPLTGLMLGGIALIVAGVFLVELGH
- a CDS encoding SMR family transporter, which produces MKWVFLGTAIVAEVTAALSMQAAVDQPGWYVLVAVGYVAAFAMLILVLRAGMAVGVAYGIWGASGVALTAVLAAVLFGQALTVTMVIGIALIAAGVLLVEIGSQRALAARKRQVR
- a CDS encoding TetR/AcrR family transcriptional regulator yields the protein MTLQQEHRSVEERRDQLVDAAIAVLRDGGIAAVTTRAVTARAGLPHGAFHYCFAGKAPLFHAVLERQLRTAMAVAFAPPVTPLGLEARIASGLSAHLAQTRSDPATALALVELVTYSRRDPDLQDLAAWEQDAYLAAVRAQVEAWTAEDDIRWTIPVDQVVRLLIATADGIGSTWLADRDDAAAEATVLAAARAIASLADGSGA
- a CDS encoding SGNH/GDSL hydrolase family protein translates to MRTPVTAEHVHGALDVERTRSGVRPHRLPTGIRSRDADAQLLSAEAQPSGVRVVVRTTARQVALELRASRVVYRGVQRPRGVVDVVVDGGAVRSTALEHGDSIEVDLSTGASTPRSGDADVVTVTDLQPGEKQIEFWLPHNEQVELIALHTDEPVGPGLAGGRVWVHHGSSISHGSNATRPTGIWPVVAARRAGVDLINLGFGGSALVDPFMARLIRDTPADVISLKLGINVVNLDAMRLRSFVPAVHGFLDTIREGHPTTPLLLVSPIHCGIHEDTPGPGAFDPEALASGVVRFVATGEPSDADQGRLTLRVIREQLAQIAAARSDAALQVLDGRTLYGPGDAETDPLPDALHPSASAHRMMGERFADIAFGPGGPLAEVPA
- a CDS encoding type II CAAX endopeptidase family protein: MPTTHTSPHTGSNVARPSRVTWADFGIAAAATVALYAIGITLYRLVPDGDALSRGLALYAVSGLAPLGGTVIAIALRRRDRRLFGLRRVAPKWLLVAFVIGLGVVALNVAISSIVAAATPAQDVQTDYRSAATSGVLGFLAAILLGAVLTPIGEEFFFRGVVHNLLTRYGAWVATLVSAAVFGLTHGVNLATPVAFIVGVSAALLIRRTGSVWPGVVVHAVNNASSSVISVIAFQFAS
- a CDS encoding stage II sporulation protein M produces the protein MSQPPDHDSATANRLDPRSEPPGRAAVWRRPLEVIRGNARTYLVLNVATYGLVVLGFAAGLLFPQLSQDRATALQDDGTADLVGSVVSRPPLFALLIFAVNLFRLSLLTIVVPSLIVPFAGLAFFGYWLVQTGVTLVPATGEGWVAMIPHSLTIVIELQAYIVFALGAFLIGRYWLRPRSAGVERRRDGYVAGLRTTGVLAVPAVALLVVGAVWEAYSLRYFIHPLSQWLL
- a CDS encoding TetR/AcrR family transcriptional regulator, with product MAHPNSPDTRSKILIAAATMLGEDPTARLTVRAVAAHAGVSTGSLRHFFPTQQLLLDTVVEGLQTVEIADDPMADTSKSPADRLEACLRVLLTSVGTGAAARENWIAMHDAYIASPTPDESGNTFLAMERLGIGRVERWLDVLRQEGVGIAVDLEQAARFLLTVVNGLALDRALPGASARIPFEERSLRLAVDAVLVAGAS
- a CDS encoding VOC family protein, whose translation is MTLHLRQIVLDAEDARALAAFWIALLGGEYRAGDEPPVDGSDDRADWVAISTSEGVDVTVQRVDELPRVTWPDGPVRQQLHLDFSVADLAELEQQRARAVALGATVLEDRSADPEEALWVLADPAGHPFCIFVVAGGTSGS
- a CDS encoding LD-carboxypeptidase; the protein is MEATTLRLRTLTAGDTVAIVSPASWPEGSVPTWIARQVEAWGLRAVIAPHALDHRGYLAGSDVDRAADLNDAIRDPTVRAVIASTGGCGSFRIVPDVDVRALRADPKMLVGYSDVTALHQVWNAAGVPSLHGAIAGTHGDHVRRLLMEDADTVVDADAAALSAELTTTGRVEGPLSGGNLEMLARSVGVVDFDLAGAVLLLEINRAAGLGMVDRALTQLRYSGALDGVVGVALGSIDQFAGYQDRGWTVVDTLRDHFDALGVPVLGGLPLGHVEDLVTVPLGTRAVLDVDRGRLTVESPSGV
- a CDS encoding ASCH domain-containing protein: MDRQGADAAEPSAPVGPAIFVFDEHPTAEDVAGVVTVVRQHRLDTLTAEQAHQPPGTDMQRFAQQLRENYYPDMPSDAVVEVAQLTITPSLR
- a CDS encoding FAD-dependent oxidoreductase, whose amino-acid sequence is MVEADEDVPMKRVVVGASIAYHLAKAGAQVSVNERDMPASGASGASFAWIGKGPTPPSPAHRWGRRSSSSTSTRRRRTSPVS
- a CDS encoding amidohydrolase family protein, producing MPGKIDVHQHLLPPRYFEAMAAAGSKAMGAGAPGDAQAATGGSAQWDPWGESGGTAPRRGPRAIGGWLMPEWSPEAAIAMMDEVGIETGMLSISAPGVHFGDDAAACQLARELNDYQAELVRERPDRFGHFAVLPLPDFDGAVAEAVRALDELHADGVLLLSNAHGRYLGDPAYEPLWAELAARSAVVFVHPTAPPITQLPGMPTALLDFPFDTTRTAVDLVAHGVFDRYPELRVILSHAGGFLPYAASRFSAAAMFNPDTTPERIQAGLRKFYFDTALSASPTSLPSLLAFAEPGHVLYGSDFPYAHPDWTARFDHDLGAYDGPGAERLGEVHRAAAEQLFPRLASESVPRRQ
- a CDS encoding ABC transporter permease, whose amino-acid sequence is MTEPATGRGDGPQHPEFEAAVAGGALDSEGPGSAHRYRNLVLGAIAILLLAMAMLTSYSSAFGNPTPNNVHLAVTGDADAIVALEQQGSLDLTVVASERQARSAVLDRDVDGAVILPAPGKGAGVTTYIASGGGRGLGQAVSGIGDSIAAKLQTTNTATDLAPLPKQDPVGSIEFYAILFAGLGAALGATVFGRILGTVDTAAKFVERSIVLVLYAGLLAGLITLWIDSALGAVTVGPWGVFGILWLTGVAIGGAVTGVAALGGTIAALVVTLALVILGNTSSGGPLGIHVLNDFFQTLYYVFPQGDALDLLRSVQYFDGAAVAAPIIRLSIWAVAGILLTLTAMLIRNRREGAARPKGGLRHEQGPRSAAGPSGSHLESAAGTPNAALLPLTPTP